The Xiphophorus maculatus strain JP 163 A chromosome 21, X_maculatus-5.0-male, whole genome shotgun sequence genome window below encodes:
- the fbxo15 gene encoding F-box only protein 15 — MASSKAVPFRLRAVATSTQKIFEKLPLEILDTILSYLDASALFSMSHTNKLFYQLASNNVLWKKLYSADICNNKNQKAKLMNVQLLSNKTRDHVAGYWKELYVKTVAHREMKKWKRLLGPINSHTGLPSQTEQVLRNLRVTWELTVTDMSGRESTLELSWSHFSETSLTLCWCGGDCLLNYEEIFSLQLHGIRRIAFSCPNLKKPSKRSLVANLDMQPLTKCAQVIGQDQFVLLKLLQPGIIIGLWRDGSSVAFIMFTLHFYKLVERSTRGSHDCSYVEPIIQPPFDDIDPEYGLHGYKLHIVLHDTVCKLMSESFSQLFCHRAHISDGWIQLTAISRTNSSQHIQLSGKPMLPWRCEALEGTVENCCIMSLTLLDEFGNQFSCVTTPISMELEKAAVSYDYDGERYLIQHEDSNIQVKMQLVKTTAKKHFVVSLIVYVSVLFVNKHFSRDY, encoded by the exons ATGGCATCTTCAAAAGCGGTACCTTTCAGACTGCGAGCTGTAGCAACGTCCACTCAGAAGATCTTCGAAAA ACTACCACTTGAGATACTGGATACAATTCTGTCATACCTGGATGCCTCTGCACTTTTCAGCATGAGTCACACTAATAAGCTGTTCTACCAGCTTGCCAGTAATAA TGTTCTGTGGAAGAAGCTATACAGTGCTGACATttgcaacaataaaaatcaaaaagctAAGCTCATGAATGTCCAGCTTTTATCCAACAAGACTAGGGACCATGTTGCGGGTTACTGGAAAGAGCTGTATGTCAAGACAGTAGCACATCGTGAGATGAAAAAATGGAAACGTCTTCTTGGGCCCATCAACAGCCACACTGGTTTGCCGAGCCAAACAGAGCAAGTCCTCAG GAACTTGCGTGTCACCTGGGAGCTGACCGTCACTGATATGTCTGGACGTGAGAGTACATTGGAGCTGAGCTGGTCCCACTTCTCTGAGACTTCACTGACACTGTGCTGGTGTGGTGGAGACTGCTTGCTCAACTACGAGGAGATTTTCAGCCTTCAACTACACGGCATCAGGAGGATTGCCTTCAGCTGCCCCAACCTAAAGAA ACCCAGCAAGAGATCCCTGGTGGCAAACCTAGACATGCAGCCTCTAACTAAATGTGCACAGGTCATTGGACAGGACCAATTCGTGCTGCTGAAGTTATTACAGCCTGGAATCATCATTGGTCTTTGGAGG GATGGGAGCTCTGTGGCGTTCATTATGTTCACTCTTCACTTCTACAAACTGGTGGAGAGAAGCACTCGTGGATCTCATGATTG ttccTATGTAGAGCCAATCATCCAACCCCCTTTTGATGACATAGACCCTGAATACGGTCTCCATGGTTACAAACTACATATTGTTCTCCACGACACTGTATGCAAACTCATGTCAGAAAGCTTTTCCCAGCTTTTTTGTCACAGAG CTCACATCTCTGACGGATGGATCCAGCTCACTGCCATCAGCAGAACCAACTCCTCACAGCACATCCAGCTTTCTGGGAAACCAATGCTGCCATGGCGATGTGAAGCCTTGGAAGGCACAGTGGAG AATTGCTGCATTATGTCTCTAACGCTGCTGGACGAATTCGGAAACCAATTCAGTTGTGTCACTACTCCCATTTCCATGGAGCTGGAGAAGGCAGCTGTCTCATATGACTATGATGGCGAACGCTATCTCATCCAACATGAGGACTCAAACATTCAGGTGAAGATGCAGCTTGTAAAGACGACTGCAAAGAAGCATTTTGTCGTCAGCTTAATTGTCTATGTGagtgttttgtttgtcaacAAACATTTCAGCAGAGATTACTGA